One genomic segment of Scylla paramamosain isolate STU-SP2022 chromosome 9, ASM3559412v1, whole genome shotgun sequence includes these proteins:
- the LOC135103752 gene encoding uncharacterized protein LOC135103752, whose amino-acid sequence MLQRACVVLAVVVVVVVSQAAAGPHYNVYKNDDCSTTILYTTTKGETTKTVHQARYVITSTKTVTETTLGDYHHYGHVHTKTVTEECDDRTYTKYVLKPVTVTESITKFEDKEKTVTHLKETTQTITKTHCGYGYRHY is encoded by the exons ATGCTGCAGCGGGCGTGCGTGGTactggccgtggtggtggtggtggtcgtgagtCAGGCGGCAGCAGGGCCCCACTACAACGTGTACAAGAATGATGACTGTTCCACCACCATCctgtacaccaccaccaagggAGAA ACGACCAAAACGGTTCACCAGGCGCGGTACGTCATCACCTCCACTAAGACGGTGACGGAGACCACGCTCGGCGACTACCACCACTACGGGCACGTGCACACCAAGACCGTGACGGAGGAATGCGACGATCGCACCTACACCAAGTACGTGCTGAAGCCTGTGACGGTGACGGAGAGCATCACGAAGTtcgaggacaaggagaagactGTGACGCACCTGAAGGAGACCACGCAGACGATCACCAAGACGCATTGTGGTTACGGCTACCGGCACTACTGA